In Variovorax paradoxus, a single genomic region encodes these proteins:
- a CDS encoding phosphate/phosphite/phosphonate ABC transporter substrate-binding protein, with translation MSRPASRFLAATLLFAASAALLAMPSAATAQGAAAAPPAPGKGVPGVVREVRFGVLPLGGTVESRALWTPLIADMSRALGLPVSAYSVPSYEELDRAIGRDEIDMAFLSAKMALDAVMQRRMKVVAQIAKQPGIPQHRAVLLMRKAGPFNTLAGLLAEPQRWRLARGDSRSVTGFIVPQSQFFLPNNIEMETRFLGEFVGTHQATALAVANGDADVATNNTTDFERFRQQFPVEAERLQVVWESEPPPGAPMVVRRGYPPEFQARLQAFLTGYGKAKGPRGDAEREVLKNLRAAYGYVGADDTALLPEALLEYQLGKQRAKAASWVNEAARQQRLQRIEKIYAEQVETLRAPDR, from the coding sequence ATGTCCCGCCCGGCCTCGCGCTTCCTTGCCGCGACGCTGCTGTTCGCCGCGTCGGCCGCGCTGCTGGCCATGCCTTCCGCGGCGACGGCGCAGGGCGCCGCCGCGGCGCCGCCGGCTCCCGGCAAGGGCGTGCCCGGCGTGGTGCGCGAGGTGCGCTTCGGCGTGCTGCCGCTGGGCGGCACCGTCGAGTCGCGGGCGCTGTGGACGCCGCTGATCGCCGACATGAGCCGCGCGCTCGGCCTGCCCGTGAGCGCTTATTCCGTGCCCTCGTACGAGGAACTCGACCGCGCCATCGGCCGCGACGAGATCGACATGGCCTTCCTGTCGGCCAAGATGGCGCTCGACGCCGTGATGCAGCGGCGCATGAAGGTGGTGGCGCAGATCGCCAAGCAGCCCGGCATTCCGCAGCACCGCGCGGTGCTGCTGATGCGCAAGGCCGGGCCCTTCAACACGCTGGCCGGCCTGCTCGCCGAGCCGCAGCGCTGGCGGCTCGCGCGCGGCGACAGCCGCTCTGTCACCGGCTTCATCGTGCCGCAGAGCCAGTTCTTCTTGCCGAACAACATCGAGATGGAAACCCGCTTCCTCGGCGAGTTCGTCGGCACCCACCAGGCCACCGCGCTGGCCGTGGCCAACGGCGACGCCGACGTGGCCACCAACAACACCACCGACTTCGAGCGCTTCAGGCAGCAGTTCCCGGTCGAGGCCGAGCGGCTGCAGGTGGTGTGGGAATCCGAGCCGCCGCCGGGCGCGCCGATGGTGGTGCGGCGCGGCTACCCGCCAGAGTTCCAGGCGCGCCTTCAAGCCTTCCTCACCGGCTACGGCAAGGCCAAGGGACCGCGCGGCGATGCCGAGCGCGAGGTGCTGAAGAACCTGCGCGCGGCCTACGGCTACGTCGGGGCCGACGACACCGCGCTGCTGCCGGAAGCCCTGCTGGAGTACCAACTGGGCAAGCAGCGCGCCAAGGCCGCGTCGTGGGTCAACGAGGCCGCGCGCCAGCAGCGGCTGCAGCGCATCGAGAAGATCTATGCGGAGCAGGTCGAGACCTTGCGCGCGCCGGATCGCTGA
- a CDS encoding ATP-binding response regulator codes for MNWNFRVLRGLARLTFAQQLILLALVPAALATLAAIAVLTRQHLGNLTELMRANAQTVALQVATVAQAPLARMDRRALQRTAQSGTYQPHVQQVQIWTEDGEIVANSETTDRARGEGLQVVVPIVGDDGRHNGKVMVEISLGAVQSARRSVWLNVTLVLAFSLVGVGLAGWWAARRISEPIRALGKAVDRLGAGEDASVVVEGTSEVRHLQHGFNQAARALAESHRLLQSRINEATAELARKNQQLEVASQAKTRLLAAASHDLRQPLHALTLFSDGLANGETDPLKLQRIGHIRECVDSLDRLFSELLNLSQLDAGVLQPQWADFPLDRLFDEISRNFRPVAEQQGLRLVVRKTDVWVRCDYVMLSRILNNLVSNSLRHTIEGGVLIGARRRGKGVRIDVVDTGVGIAPQHQARVFEEFYQVEPTGRQAARGARGMGLGLATVQRLADLLNTRVELSSKLHKGTCVRVLVRSAPAALPAPALSAALAGIEEEESLANVRILVIDDERTILEGLAVVLANWGAEVLPAQTRAEALALADGWAQPPDVVISDLLLQGGDNGLDVIAALERHPHGIGPGTARLLVTGETKPDRLREVANAGITVLYKPVSPRVLRQAIQAQRAAAAALLADV; via the coding sequence ATGAACTGGAACTTCCGCGTCCTTCGCGGGTTGGCCCGCCTCACTTTCGCGCAGCAGCTGATCCTGCTGGCGCTGGTGCCGGCGGCCCTGGCCACGCTGGCGGCCATCGCGGTGCTGACGCGCCAGCACCTGGGCAACCTCACCGAGCTGATGCGGGCCAATGCGCAGACGGTGGCGCTGCAGGTGGCCACGGTGGCGCAGGCCCCGCTGGCGCGCATGGACCGCCGCGCGCTGCAGCGCACCGCCCAGTCGGGCACCTACCAGCCGCATGTGCAGCAGGTGCAGATCTGGACCGAGGACGGCGAGATCGTCGCCAACTCCGAGACCACCGACCGCGCGCGCGGCGAGGGCCTGCAGGTGGTGGTGCCCATCGTCGGCGACGACGGCCGCCACAACGGCAAGGTGATGGTCGAGATCAGCCTGGGCGCGGTGCAGAGCGCGCGGCGCTCGGTCTGGCTCAACGTGACGCTGGTGCTGGCCTTCAGCCTGGTGGGCGTGGGCCTGGCCGGCTGGTGGGCGGCCCGGCGCATCAGCGAGCCGATCCGCGCGCTGGGCAAGGCGGTCGACCGGCTGGGCGCGGGCGAGGACGCGAGCGTGGTGGTCGAGGGCACGTCGGAGGTGCGCCACCTGCAGCACGGCTTCAACCAGGCCGCGCGCGCGCTGGCAGAAAGCCACCGGCTGCTGCAAAGCCGCATCAACGAGGCCACCGCCGAGCTGGCGCGCAAGAACCAGCAGCTGGAAGTGGCGAGCCAGGCCAAGACCCGCCTGCTGGCCGCCGCCAGCCACGACCTGCGCCAGCCGCTGCATGCGCTCACGCTGTTCTCCGACGGGCTGGCCAACGGCGAGACCGACCCGCTGAAGCTGCAGCGCATCGGCCACATCCGCGAGTGCGTGGATTCGCTGGACCGGCTGTTCTCGGAGCTGCTGAACCTGTCGCAGCTCGACGCCGGCGTGCTGCAGCCGCAGTGGGCCGACTTTCCGCTGGACCGGCTGTTCGACGAGATCAGCCGCAACTTCCGCCCGGTGGCCGAGCAGCAGGGGCTGCGGCTGGTGGTGCGCAAGACAGATGTCTGGGTGCGCTGCGACTACGTGATGCTCTCGCGCATCCTGAACAACCTGGTGTCGAACTCGCTGCGCCACACCATCGAGGGCGGCGTGCTCATCGGCGCGCGGCGGCGCGGCAAGGGCGTGCGCATCGACGTGGTCGACACCGGCGTGGGCATCGCGCCGCAGCACCAGGCGCGGGTGTTCGAGGAGTTCTACCAGGTCGAGCCCACCGGCCGGCAGGCGGCGCGCGGCGCGCGCGGCATGGGGCTGGGCCTGGCCACGGTGCAGCGGCTGGCCGACCTGCTGAACACGCGCGTCGAGCTCAGCTCGAAGCTGCACAAGGGCACCTGCGTGCGGGTGCTGGTGCGCTCGGCGCCGGCCGCGCTGCCGGCGCCGGCCCTGTCGGCCGCCCTGGCCGGCATCGAGGAGGAAGAAAGCCTGGCCAACGTGCGCATCCTGGTGATCGACGACGAGCGCACCATCCTCGAAGGCCTGGCCGTGGTGCTCGCCAACTGGGGCGCCGAGGTGCTGCCCGCGCAGACCCGCGCCGAGGCGCTGGCGCTGGCCGACGGCTGGGCGCAGCCGCCCGACGTGGTCATCAGCGACCTGCTGCTGCAGGGCGGCGACAACGGGCTGGACGTGATCGCCGCGCTGGAGCGCCACCCGCACGGTATCGGCCCCGGCACCGCTCGGCTGCTGGTGACGGGCGAGACCAAGCCCGACCGGCTGCGCGAGGTGGCGAACGCGGGCATCACGGTGCTTTACAAGCCGGTGTCGCCGCGCGTGCTGCGCCAGGCCATCCAGGCGCAGCGCGCGGCCGCGGCGGCGCTGCTGGCGGACGTCTGA
- the phnD gene encoding phosphate/phosphite/phosphonate ABC transporter substrate-binding protein, with the protein MLVSLRLTALFPVALRAAAMALLASLVPLLACAQGTAREPPMRFGILPLGGAFESRSDWDPLLAELSRAIDRPVSVLSVNSYEALEQAIQRDEVDMAFLSGKMALDAVTQRRMKVVAQVVRHDGLPGYRALLLSRKAPPFNSLKDLLAQPERWRLARGEKQSVSGFIVPQLQLFLPNHIAMETRFLSEIVGTHQATALAVANSEADVATNNTADFERFKQRFPAEADRLQVLWQSDLIPHAQIVMRREYPPELRKRVQVFLTSYGRAKGPRGDTERLVLKSLHDLAGFVPADNSSLQPAAKLAWQLARQNAMTAQWVNDAAREARLQRIDGGYAEQVGVLKDVSP; encoded by the coding sequence ATGCTGGTTTCATTGCGCCTTACTGCCCTGTTTCCAGTTGCCCTGCGCGCAGCGGCCATGGCCCTGCTTGCAAGCCTCGTGCCGCTGCTGGCCTGCGCCCAGGGCACCGCGCGCGAGCCGCCCATGCGCTTCGGCATCCTGCCGCTGGGCGGTGCCTTCGAGTCGCGCAGCGACTGGGACCCGCTCCTGGCCGAACTCAGCCGCGCCATCGACCGGCCGGTGAGCGTGCTGTCCGTCAATTCGTACGAGGCGCTGGAGCAGGCCATCCAGCGCGACGAGGTCGACATGGCCTTCCTGTCCGGCAAGATGGCGCTGGACGCCGTGACCCAGCGCCGCATGAAGGTGGTGGCGCAGGTGGTGCGCCACGACGGCCTGCCCGGCTACCGCGCGCTGCTGCTGTCGCGCAAGGCGCCGCCCTTCAATTCGCTGAAAGACCTGCTGGCACAGCCCGAGCGCTGGCGGCTGGCGCGCGGCGAGAAGCAGTCGGTGTCGGGCTTCATCGTGCCGCAGCTGCAGCTCTTCCTGCCGAACCACATCGCGATGGAGACGCGATTCCTCAGCGAGATCGTCGGCACCCACCAGGCCACCGCGCTGGCCGTGGCCAACAGCGAGGCCGACGTGGCCACCAACAACACGGCCGACTTCGAGCGCTTCAAGCAGCGCTTTCCGGCCGAGGCAGACCGGCTGCAGGTGCTGTGGCAGTCGGACCTGATTCCGCATGCGCAGATCGTGATGCGGCGCGAATACCCGCCCGAGCTGCGCAAGCGCGTGCAGGTGTTCCTGACCAGCTATGGCCGCGCCAAGGGCCCGCGCGGCGACACCGAGCGGCTGGTGCTCAAGTCGCTGCACGACCTGGCCGGCTTCGTGCCGGCCGACAACAGCTCGCTGCAGCCCGCCGCCAAGCTGGCCTGGCAACTGGCCCGGCAGAACGCCATGACCGCGCAGTGGGTGAACGACGCCGCGCGCGAGGCCCGGCTGCAGCGCATCGACGGCGGCTACGCCGAGCAGGTCGGCGTGCTCAAGGACGTGTCGCCCTGA
- a CDS encoding ABC transporter substrate binding protein, protein MLASATGLAAASSLTVLMGDDIPASSEFVQQLRADQEPGSRFDLVRLPSSGAAPPSSTAEPQLSLDAGTDPERAANAGVRTRGLRGASADAPLTMAIGPAAARAAIDRPGQEPLVLAMLSRLDYETLKAASPAALRRGDRRVGVLLRDPAMTDQLALMSAVLPQKHRVGVVATPESEPLVRELQRAAQVANPAWDVRVEYAPDARSLAAALRTVVPQSDALMVLPDLIGDNQAATLSVLRAGAGAGLPVFGTSEGLVRSGGLAAAVSTPSQLAHQARLLGQKVAAANANGNNNNGPLVEAATPASVRINATVARGLGLRLPEERELTERIAAPR, encoded by the coding sequence GTGCTCGCATCGGCGACAGGGCTCGCGGCCGCCTCGAGCCTCACCGTGCTGATGGGCGACGACATTCCGGCGTCCTCGGAGTTCGTGCAGCAGTTGCGCGCCGACCAGGAACCCGGCAGCCGCTTCGACCTGGTGCGGCTGCCGTCCAGCGGGGCCGCGCCTCCTTCTTCCACAGCGGAACCGCAACTGTCGCTGGACGCCGGCACAGACCCCGAGCGCGCCGCCAACGCCGGCGTGCGCACCCGCGGCCTGCGCGGCGCATCGGCCGACGCCCCGCTGACGATGGCCATCGGCCCCGCCGCCGCGCGTGCGGCCATCGACCGGCCGGGCCAGGAGCCGCTGGTGCTCGCGATGCTGAGCCGGCTCGACTACGAGACGCTCAAGGCCGCGAGCCCTGCCGCCTTGCGGCGCGGCGACCGCCGCGTGGGCGTGCTGCTGCGCGACCCGGCCATGACCGACCAGCTCGCGCTGATGAGCGCGGTGCTGCCGCAGAAGCACCGCGTGGGCGTGGTGGCCACGCCCGAATCGGAGCCGCTGGTGCGCGAGCTTCAGCGCGCAGCGCAAGTGGCCAACCCGGCGTGGGACGTGCGCGTCGAATACGCGCCCGACGCCCGCTCGCTGGCCGCCGCGCTGCGCACCGTGGTGCCGCAGAGCGACGCGCTGATGGTGCTGCCCGACCTGATCGGAGACAACCAGGCGGCCACGCTGTCGGTGCTGCGCGCGGGCGCGGGCGCGGGCCTTCCGGTGTTCGGCACCAGCGAAGGGCTGGTGCGCTCGGGAGGCCTCGCGGCCGCGGTGTCGACGCCCTCGCAGCTCGCGCATCAGGCAAGGCTGCTCGGCCAGAAGGTGGCGGCCGCGAACGCGAACGGAAACAACAACAACGGCCCGCTGGTGGAAGCGGCAACGCCCGCCAGCGTGCGCATCAACGCCACCGTGGCACGCGGACTCGGCCTGCGTCTGCCGGAGGAACGGGAGCTGACCGAGCGAATCGCGGCGCCCCGATGA
- the tssK gene encoding type VI secretion system baseplate subunit TssK has translation MSWRTKVVWSEGMLLQPQHLQQSERHADHARHVLLRTTTPYAWGFAELEIDAAALTLGKLALVRAVGVFGDGTVFDMPAVDPLPEPIDIPSGMRDEAVVLALPLRRAGAREADAEDYEELVRHRVLESEVPDSNTAGERTAMLQLGQLHTRLMRAGEATDAWTTLGIARVLERRVDNQVLLDRAMLPPLLDVAGHAVIRAWLDELLGLLRQRGEALAGRMTQGGTGGVAEIADFMLLQAVNRNEAVFAHLAKSAMLHPRKFFEQALGLAGELASFRDSRRVARFGPYIHDDLAMSFRPVMDDLRRSLSMVLEQSAIRIDLHDRKHGVRVAVVTDVELQRNATFVLAVNAHMPSEALRARFPTQVKIGPVERIRDLVNLALPGVTLTPMPVAPRQIPFHAGANYFELETRNSDLWRQLEQSGGIAMHIAGDFPGLDLAFWAIRA, from the coding sequence ATGAGTTGGCGAACAAAAGTGGTGTGGAGCGAGGGGATGCTGCTGCAGCCTCAGCACCTGCAGCAAAGCGAGCGCCATGCCGACCATGCGCGGCATGTGCTGCTGCGCACGACCACGCCCTATGCCTGGGGCTTTGCCGAACTGGAGATCGACGCGGCCGCGCTCACGCTCGGCAAGCTCGCGCTGGTGCGTGCGGTGGGCGTGTTCGGCGACGGCACCGTGTTCGACATGCCGGCGGTCGATCCGCTGCCGGAGCCCATCGACATCCCTTCGGGCATGCGCGACGAGGCCGTGGTGCTCGCGCTGCCGCTGCGCCGCGCCGGCGCGCGCGAGGCCGACGCCGAAGACTACGAGGAGCTGGTGCGCCACCGCGTGCTCGAGTCGGAGGTGCCCGACTCCAACACCGCCGGCGAGCGCACCGCCATGCTGCAGCTGGGCCAGCTCCACACGCGGCTGATGCGCGCCGGCGAGGCCACCGACGCCTGGACCACGCTGGGCATCGCGCGCGTGCTCGAGCGCCGCGTCGACAACCAGGTGCTGCTCGATCGCGCGATGCTGCCGCCGCTGCTCGACGTGGCGGGCCATGCGGTGATCCGCGCCTGGCTCGACGAGCTGCTGGGCCTGCTGCGCCAGCGCGGCGAGGCGCTGGCCGGCCGCATGACGCAGGGCGGCACCGGCGGCGTGGCCGAGATCGCCGACTTCATGCTGCTGCAGGCCGTCAACCGCAACGAGGCGGTGTTCGCGCACCTGGCGAAGAGCGCAATGCTGCATCCGCGGAAGTTCTTCGAGCAGGCGCTCGGGCTGGCCGGAGAGCTGGCGAGCTTTCGCGACTCGCGCCGCGTGGCGCGCTTCGGCCCCTACATCCACGACGACCTGGCGATGAGCTTCCGCCCGGTCATGGACGACCTGCGCCGCAGCCTGTCGATGGTGCTGGAGCAGTCGGCCATCCGCATCGACCTGCACGACCGCAAGCACGGCGTGCGAGTGGCGGTGGTCACCGACGTGGAGCTGCAGCGCAACGCCACCTTCGTGCTCGCGGTCAACGCGCACATGCCCAGCGAGGCGCTGCGCGCGCGCTTTCCGACGCAGGTCAAGATCGGCCCGGTCGAGCGCATCCGCGACCTGGTGAACCTCGCGCTGCCTGGCGTCACGCTCACGCCGATGCCGGTCGCGCCGCGCCAGATTCCGTTCCACGCGGGCGCCAACTACTTCGAACTCGAAACACGCAACAGCGACCTGTGGCGGCAGCTCGAGCAGTCGGGCGGCATCGCGATGCACATCGCGGGCGACTTCCCCGGCCTCGATCTCGCTTTCTGGGCAATACGCGCATGA
- a CDS encoding DotU family type VI secretion system protein, whose product MTNPDPFAAFESERTVIKPKPRTPGGAPSAPAPAPFFGGADPTPAAEVGELGLLNPLVSAAGKLLVLIGKLRNLAQPPSVPALRASTADAVNQFDANARRAGVSNESVLAARYVLCTALDEAVANTPWGVQAGWNKQSLLVQFHNETWGGEKVFQLLAKLAQDVPTHRQLLELIYSVLALGFEGRYRVVDNGRAQLDSVRQRLADLIAKDRPPVEPELSPHWRGQGAGTVRLRESLPLWVFAAGFALLLALAWFALRLTLNYRSDTTYAAVSSLRAPNIQIAPPALPAKTPRLARFLEPEIKQGLVTVTDEADRSVVRLRGDSFFGSGSAEPMAQSLPVLRRIGQALAEVKGEVLITGHSDNQPIRSLRYPSNWHLSAARADAVKGALSTLVDPARMRSDGKADAEPVAANDTPANRARNRRVDIVLLTEPERVAANAGAAK is encoded by the coding sequence ATGACCAATCCAGACCCCTTCGCGGCGTTCGAATCCGAGCGCACGGTCATCAAGCCCAAGCCGCGCACGCCCGGCGGCGCACCGAGCGCGCCGGCACCGGCGCCGTTCTTCGGCGGCGCGGACCCGACGCCCGCGGCCGAGGTCGGCGAGCTGGGGCTGCTCAATCCGCTGGTGTCGGCCGCCGGCAAGCTGCTGGTGCTGATCGGCAAACTGCGCAACCTCGCACAGCCGCCCAGCGTGCCGGCGCTGCGCGCTTCCACCGCCGACGCGGTGAACCAGTTCGACGCCAATGCGCGCCGCGCCGGCGTGAGCAACGAGTCGGTGCTGGCGGCGCGCTACGTGCTGTGCACAGCGCTCGACGAGGCCGTGGCCAACACGCCCTGGGGCGTGCAGGCCGGCTGGAACAAGCAGAGCCTGCTGGTGCAGTTCCACAACGAGACCTGGGGCGGCGAGAAGGTGTTCCAGCTGCTGGCCAAGCTCGCGCAGGACGTGCCCACGCACCGCCAGCTGCTGGAGCTGATCTACAGCGTGCTCGCGCTCGGCTTCGAGGGCCGCTACCGCGTGGTCGACAACGGCCGCGCGCAGCTCGACTCGGTGCGCCAGCGCCTGGCCGACCTGATCGCGAAAGACCGCCCGCCGGTCGAGCCCGAGCTTTCGCCGCACTGGCGCGGGCAGGGCGCGGGCACGGTGCGGCTGCGCGAGTCGCTGCCGCTGTGGGTGTTCGCGGCGGGCTTCGCGCTGCTGCTGGCGCTGGCATGGTTCGCGCTGCGGCTCACGCTCAACTACCGTTCCGACACCACCTATGCCGCGGTGTCCAGCCTGCGCGCGCCCAACATCCAGATCGCGCCGCCGGCCTTGCCCGCGAAGACGCCACGCCTGGCGCGCTTCCTGGAGCCCGAGATCAAGCAGGGCCTGGTCACGGTGACCGACGAGGCCGACCGCAGCGTGGTGCGGCTGCGCGGCGACTCCTTCTTCGGCTCCGGCAGCGCCGAGCCGATGGCGCAGTCGCTGCCGGTGCTGCGCCGCATCGGCCAGGCGCTGGCCGAGGTGAAGGGCGAGGTGCTGATCACCGGCCACTCCGACAACCAGCCGATCCGCTCGCTGCGCTATCCGTCCAACTGGCACCTGTCGGCCGCGCGTGCCGACGCGGTGAAGGGCGCGCTTTCCACGCTGGTCGACCCCGCGCGCATGCGCTCGGACGGCAAGGCCGACGCCGAGCCCGTGGCCGCCAACGACACGCCGGCCAACCGCGCGCGCAACCGGCGCGTCGACATCGTGCTGCTGACCGAGCCCGAACGCGTGGCCGCCAACGCCGGAGCGGCGAAATGA
- a CDS encoding hybrid sensor histidine kinase/response regulator — MSTAARPSEGTPQAVVVDDAAPEAVPAALPPPHTLIVRGNLQNDLFRLGVVPCAAVALALTGWFTHSRLQTLEAAFDAEGQAVARQVAAMSDLSLYAGDVPALQNVANAALRGGQVTRVEISNSAGVFVTAGPKTNSLARLRMFTSPVTLREASRASAFAPAGSTAAGDTPIGLVQTFRDTTAYTRERSRSLIAGIGIAMVALIAAWASVRHMARTVARPLRRVSRTVAALEAGQFEVRCGVVEGGTRGTHELAVLAHDIDRLAERLQHNRQVSEERVREATAVALQRMAEAEQAALSRARFLAAASHDLRQPLHAMGLFIDGLLPGATPAQRPAVLRLQESTEFMGVLLDDLLEISRLDAQVLTPAITKVSLAALFDQIDAQHAATAAEARVRLHWSDRGLAVRTDAAMLRRIVGNLVSNALRHAPDGGTVLVAARRCAAGVRIEVRDNGVGIAPIHQGRIFEEFYQVANTERDRRRGFGLGLAICARIATLLGTRITVRSALQAGSTFAFTLPAARAADAVQPEPPQFAPTPLAGLRCLVVDDDPAILDGSRTLLAQWGCQAECVTTGAEAIARLGGGDVHYDAVLCDLQLAGDDDGVDVLDAAKRLQPDALAVLVSGATGPEVLQRLRQGGVMLLTKPVAPAKLRALLTTRRQVHAS; from the coding sequence ATGAGCACCGCCGCGAGGCCCTCCGAAGGCACGCCGCAGGCCGTGGTGGTGGACGACGCCGCGCCGGAAGCGGTGCCCGCCGCCTTGCCGCCGCCGCACACCCTCATCGTGCGCGGCAACCTGCAGAACGACCTGTTCCGCCTCGGCGTGGTGCCCTGCGCGGCGGTGGCGCTGGCGCTCACCGGCTGGTTCACGCACAGCCGGCTGCAGACGCTGGAGGCCGCCTTCGACGCCGAAGGCCAGGCCGTGGCGCGGCAGGTGGCCGCCATGTCCGACCTGAGCCTGTACGCGGGCGACGTGCCCGCGCTGCAGAACGTGGCCAACGCCGCGCTGCGAGGCGGGCAGGTGACGCGGGTGGAAATCAGCAACAGCGCGGGCGTGTTCGTCACGGCCGGGCCCAAGACCAACTCGCTCGCGCGGCTGCGCATGTTCACCTCGCCGGTCACGCTGCGCGAGGCCTCGCGCGCCAGCGCCTTCGCGCCCGCGGGCTCCACCGCGGCGGGCGACACGCCCATCGGGCTGGTGCAGACCTTCCGCGACACCACCGCCTACACGCGCGAGCGCAGCCGCTCGCTCATTGCCGGCATCGGCATCGCGATGGTGGCGCTGATCGCGGCCTGGGCCTCGGTGCGCCACATGGCGCGCACGGTGGCGCGGCCGCTGCGGCGGGTGTCGCGCACCGTGGCCGCGCTGGAGGCCGGGCAGTTTGAGGTGCGCTGCGGCGTGGTCGAGGGCGGCACGCGCGGCACGCACGAGCTGGCGGTGCTGGCGCACGACATCGACCGCCTGGCCGAACGGCTGCAGCACAACCGCCAAGTCAGCGAGGAGCGCGTGCGCGAGGCCACCGCCGTGGCGCTGCAGCGCATGGCCGAGGCCGAACAGGCGGCGCTGTCGCGCGCGCGCTTCCTGGCCGCGGCGAGCCACGACCTGCGCCAGCCGCTGCATGCCATGGGCCTGTTCATCGACGGCCTGCTGCCGGGCGCCACGCCGGCGCAGCGCCCGGCCGTGCTGCGGCTGCAGGAGAGCACCGAGTTCATGGGCGTGCTGCTGGACGACCTGCTCGAGATTTCGCGGCTCGACGCGCAGGTGCTGACACCCGCGATCACCAAGGTCTCGCTGGCCGCGCTGTTCGACCAGATCGATGCGCAGCATGCCGCCACCGCGGCCGAGGCGCGCGTGCGCCTGCACTGGAGCGACCGGGGCCTGGCGGTGCGCACCGACGCGGCGATGCTGCGGCGCATCGTCGGCAACCTGGTGAGCAACGCGCTGCGCCATGCGCCCGACGGCGGCACCGTGCTGGTGGCCGCGCGGCGCTGCGCGGCGGGCGTTCGCATCGAGGTGCGCGACAACGGCGTGGGCATCGCGCCCATCCACCAGGGCCGCATCTTCGAAGAGTTCTACCAGGTGGCCAACACCGAGCGCGACCGCCGCCGAGGCTTCGGGCTGGGCCTGGCGATCTGCGCGCGCATCGCCACGCTGCTGGGCACGCGCATCACCGTGCGCTCGGCGCTGCAGGCCGGCAGCACCTTCGCCTTCACCCTGCCCGCCGCGCGCGCCGCCGACGCGGTGCAGCCCGAGCCGCCGCAGTTCGCGCCCACGCCGCTGGCCGGCCTGCGCTGCCTGGTGGTGGACGACGACCCGGCCATCCTCGACGGCAGCCGCACGCTGCTGGCGCAGTGGGGTTGCCAGGCCGAGTGCGTGACCACCGGCGCCGAGGCCATCGCACGGCTGGGCGGCGGCGACGTGCACTACGACGCGGTGCTGTGCGACCTGCAGCTGGCCGGCGACGACGACGGCGTGGACGTGCTCGACGCCGCCAAGCGCCTGCAGCCCGATGCGCTCGCGGTGCTGGTGTCGGGCGCGACCGGGCCCGAGGTGCTGCAGCGGCTGCGCCAGGGCGGCGTGATGCTGCTGACCAAGCCGGTGGCGCCGGCCAAGCTGCGCGCCCTGCTCACCACGCGGCGGCAGGTGCACGCGAGCTGA